Proteins from a single region of Haloterrigena alkaliphila:
- a CDS encoding DUF7561 family protein codes for MAKTSCDGCGRTVSVTGGIANIWTFGAGSDGTAMTLELADGSEYLLCYPCIEALPDDPSAADVDRLERVDEERSQLGAS; via the coding sequence ATGGCAAAGACTTCTTGCGACGGCTGCGGTCGGACGGTCTCCGTTACCGGCGGGATCGCCAATATCTGGACGTTCGGGGCCGGTAGCGACGGCACCGCGATGACGCTGGAACTCGCCGACGGCTCCGAATACCTGCTCTGTTACCCCTGTATCGAGGCGTTACCCGACGATCCGTCCGCCGCGGACGTCGACCGACTCGAGCGAGTCGACGAGGAGCGTTCGCAACTCGGCGCGTCGTGA
- a CDS encoding DUF6757 family protein: MNCHYCDREAAFAAESEGLKVGLCEEHFRERLQELAEADGLETLKEKVDVDRAE, encoded by the coding sequence ATGAACTGTCACTACTGTGACCGCGAAGCTGCTTTCGCCGCCGAGTCGGAGGGACTCAAGGTTGGTCTCTGCGAGGAGCACTTCCGGGAACGGTTACAGGAGCTCGCCGAAGCCGACGGGCTCGAGACGCTGAAGGAGAAAGTCGACGTCGACCGCGCCGAGTAA
- a CDS encoding PH domain-containing protein produces the protein MSEQTSYDEERDVKSNSSPRDQRGQSTIQQGTTSVPLLDGEEILIDERPAWSAWSVHLIVAGLVFLGSTVSDALLFGVLGAGLIVGYVWYQRTKVTYVVTDRRVVIVTGHSSKSTNETWMEDVRGMQTGASALERLLGHGHITISHAVIPTGIGRFTGLTLGGVANYEEIASVIRQRQSERKGGAD, from the coding sequence ATGAGCGAGCAAACGAGCTACGACGAGGAGAGGGATGTGAAATCGAACAGTTCACCGCGTGACCAGCGGGGGCAATCGACGATCCAGCAGGGGACGACGTCCGTTCCGCTGCTCGACGGCGAGGAGATACTCATCGACGAACGGCCGGCGTGGTCCGCGTGGAGCGTCCACCTCATCGTCGCGGGACTGGTCTTTCTTGGATCGACCGTCTCCGATGCGTTGCTTTTCGGCGTACTCGGTGCCGGTCTCATCGTCGGTTACGTCTGGTACCAGCGGACCAAAGTCACGTACGTCGTCACGGATCGACGGGTCGTAATCGTGACGGGCCACTCGTCGAAGTCGACGAACGAGACGTGGATGGAGGACGTCCGCGGGATGCAGACCGGCGCCTCCGCACTCGAGCGGCTGCTCGGCCACGGTCACATCACGATTTCCCACGCGGTGATTCCGACCGGCATCGGCCGATTCACCGGACTCACCCTCGGCGGAGTGGCCAACTACGAGGAGATCGCGTCCGTCATTCGCCAGCGCCAGTCCGAGCGGAAGGGCGGCGCCGACTGA
- the hemB gene encoding porphobilinogen synthase: protein MDLTHRPRRLRRDRVRGLVSETSLEPADLIAPVFVDATADERIPIESMPGHERVPVDESVARVEEVLETGVEAVMLFGIPESKDPDGTRAWADDGVVQEALRRITDETDAYVITDVCLCEYTDHGHCGPLEEELRSEGRVAADAPACEPTLTVDNDAALEALEKIVTSHARAGADMVAPSGMMDGMVGTIRKALDRDGFEHVPIMSYAAKYESAFYGPFRDAADGAPSFGNRRHYQMDPANSREAMREVRLDAEQGADVMMVKPALPYLDIVSAVRREFDHPVAAYNVSGEYAMLHAAAEKGWLDLEATALESLLSIKRAGADLILTYFAEDVARRLPGGR, encoded by the coding sequence ATGGACCTCACACATCGCCCTCGGCGGCTCCGGCGGGACCGGGTTCGCGGACTCGTCAGCGAGACGAGCCTCGAGCCCGCCGACCTCATCGCACCGGTGTTCGTCGACGCGACGGCTGACGAACGGATACCGATCGAGTCGATGCCCGGCCACGAGCGCGTTCCCGTAGACGAGTCGGTCGCCCGCGTCGAAGAAGTCCTCGAGACGGGCGTCGAAGCCGTCATGCTGTTCGGGATTCCGGAGTCGAAAGATCCCGACGGAACCCGCGCGTGGGCCGACGACGGCGTCGTTCAGGAGGCGCTGCGCCGGATCACGGACGAGACTGACGCCTACGTCATCACTGACGTCTGCCTCTGCGAGTACACCGACCACGGCCACTGCGGGCCCCTCGAGGAGGAACTCCGGAGCGAAGGCAGGGTCGCCGCGGACGCTCCGGCCTGCGAACCGACGCTGACCGTCGACAACGACGCGGCGCTCGAGGCCCTCGAGAAGATCGTCACCTCGCACGCCCGTGCGGGCGCTGACATGGTCGCCCCGAGCGGCATGATGGACGGCATGGTCGGCACGATCCGGAAAGCGCTCGACCGCGACGGATTCGAACACGTCCCGATCATGAGCTACGCGGCCAAGTACGAGAGCGCCTTCTACGGCCCGTTCCGGGACGCCGCCGACGGCGCGCCCTCGTTCGGCAACCGCCGACACTATCAGATGGACCCCGCGAACTCGCGGGAAGCCATGCGCGAGGTTCGACTCGACGCCGAGCAGGGCGCTGACGTCATGATGGTCAAGCCCGCCCTCCCCTACCTCGACATCGTCAGCGCGGTGCGCCGGGAGTTCGACCACCCCGTCGCCGCCTACAACGTCTCCGGCGAGTACGCCATGCTCCACGCCGCCGCCGAGAAGGGGTGGCTCGATCTGGAGGCGACGGCCCTCGAGTCGCTGCTCTCGATCAAACGCGCCGGTGCGGATCTGATTCTGACCTACTTCGCGGAGGACGTCGCGCGGCGACTGCCCGGCGGGCGGTAG
- a CDS encoding zinc-dependent alcohol dehydrogenase family protein, with amino-acid sequence MRAAVLEEHGEPLSIEDVDAPEPAPDGAVVELEACGVCRSDWHGWQGDWGWLGLETQPGQILGHEPAGRVAAVGDEVEGVAEGDHVAVPFNLGDGSCPRCQRGRSNICENVMPLGFIEQAQGAFAEQVHVPVADHNLVTLPDGVSSVDMAGLGCRFMTSFHALAHRADVDAGDWVSVHGCGGVGLSAVHIADALGANVVAVDLKDEKLEKAESLGAVETVNAADVDDVPGEVQGITDGGANVSMDALGIATTSQNSVSSLDARGQHIQVGLTTQEEQGIIPLPSDAMVMQEIEFIGSLGMPPTRYDEIFRMVATGKLEPEKVVSETIGLEDVSDKLEAMTDFETVGIPVIDNFN; translated from the coding sequence ATGCGTGCAGCAGTCCTCGAGGAGCACGGCGAACCGCTATCGATCGAAGACGTCGACGCGCCGGAGCCGGCGCCGGACGGAGCCGTCGTCGAACTGGAAGCCTGCGGCGTCTGCCGGAGCGACTGGCACGGCTGGCAGGGCGACTGGGGATGGCTCGGCCTCGAAACCCAACCCGGGCAGATCCTCGGCCACGAACCCGCCGGCCGCGTCGCGGCCGTCGGCGACGAGGTGGAAGGGGTCGCGGAGGGCGATCACGTCGCCGTTCCCTTCAACCTCGGCGACGGGTCCTGTCCGCGGTGTCAGCGGGGCCGCTCCAATATCTGCGAGAACGTGATGCCGCTGGGGTTCATCGAGCAGGCCCAGGGCGCGTTCGCCGAGCAGGTCCACGTCCCCGTCGCCGACCACAACCTCGTGACGCTCCCGGACGGCGTCTCGTCGGTCGACATGGCCGGACTGGGCTGTCGGTTCATGACCTCGTTCCACGCGCTGGCCCACCGCGCCGACGTCGACGCCGGCGACTGGGTGTCGGTCCACGGCTGCGGCGGGGTCGGCCTCTCGGCGGTCCACATCGCCGACGCGCTCGGCGCGAACGTCGTCGCGGTCGACCTCAAGGACGAAAAACTCGAGAAGGCCGAGTCCCTCGGCGCGGTCGAGACCGTCAACGCGGCGGACGTCGACGACGTCCCCGGCGAGGTGCAGGGAATCACCGACGGCGGCGCGAACGTCTCGATGGACGCGCTGGGCATCGCGACGACCAGTCAGAACTCCGTCTCGAGTCTCGACGCCCGCGGCCAGCACATCCAGGTCGGCCTCACGACTCAGGAGGAACAGGGGATCATCCCCCTCCCGTCCGACGCGATGGTCATGCAGGAGATCGAGTTCATCGGCTCGCTGGGGATGCCGCCGACCCGCTACGACGAGATCTTCCGGATGGTCGCGACGGGCAAACTCGAGCCCGAAAAAGTGGTCTCCGAGACGATCGGCCTCGAGGACGTCAGCGACAAACTCGAGGCCATGACCGACTTCGAGACGGTCGGGATCCCGGTCATCGACAACTTCAACTAA
- a CDS encoding PHP domain-containing protein, giving the protein MPYADLHVHTTRSDGSLDLEGVPDAARRGGVDVVAVTDHDRLQPFDEPIVERDGVTIVNGIELRVETPHGERVDLLGYGVEPTPELEGLVERIQRDRVERGQAIVDCVETRLGIDLDVTVDEGFGRPHVARAVDAHPGVDLDYEAAFDGLIGGGDPCFVAREVPSFERGLAALTGAGGLVSLAHPLRYRDAEAALALTADDDLEAVELHYPYGRDVDRGIVERAIERHDLLVTGGTDAHEHELGVAGLSRDEFDRLGLAVS; this is encoded by the coding sequence ATGCCGTACGCCGACCTGCACGTCCACACCACGCGCTCGGACGGGAGTCTCGACCTCGAGGGAGTGCCGGACGCCGCCCGCCGCGGGGGAGTGGACGTCGTCGCGGTGACGGACCACGATCGCCTCCAGCCGTTCGACGAACCGATCGTCGAGCGCGACGGCGTGACGATCGTCAACGGGATCGAACTTCGGGTCGAAACCCCCCACGGCGAGCGGGTCGACCTGCTGGGCTACGGCGTCGAGCCCACCCCGGAACTCGAGGGGCTGGTCGAGCGCATCCAACGAGACCGCGTCGAGCGCGGGCAGGCCATCGTCGACTGCGTCGAGACGCGACTCGGAATCGACCTCGACGTGACCGTCGACGAGGGGTTCGGCCGGCCCCACGTCGCCCGGGCGGTCGATGCCCATCCCGGCGTGGATCTCGACTACGAGGCCGCGTTCGACGGGCTCATCGGCGGCGGCGACCCCTGTTTCGTGGCTCGAGAGGTCCCCTCGTTCGAGCGCGGTCTGGCGGCGCTGACCGGAGCCGGTGGCCTCGTCTCGCTGGCCCACCCTCTTCGGTATCGGGACGCCGAGGCCGCGCTCGCGCTGACGGCCGACGACGACCTCGAGGCCGTCGAACTTCACTACCCCTACGGGCGCGACGTCGACCGCGGCATCGTCGAGCGGGCGATCGAGCGCCACGATCTGCTGGTTACCGGCGGCACCGACGCTCACGAGCACGAACTCGGCGTCGCCGGACTGTCTCGAGACGAGTTCGACCGACTGGGGTTGGCAGTTTCGTGA
- a CDS encoding DUF5786 family protein, which yields MSMGAYDEDEHERREQQASTVDTDFDDERTIYRGEVEYDSGESAEELLDQFEQIKSN from the coding sequence ATGTCAATGGGTGCCTATGACGAAGACGAACACGAGCGACGCGAGCAGCAGGCCTCCACTGTCGATACGGACTTCGACGACGAGCGGACGATCTACCGCGGCGAAGTCGAGTACGACTCCGGGGAGTCGGCCGAGGAACTGCTAGATCAGTTCGAGCAGATCAAGTCGAACTAG
- a CDS encoding DUF5784 family protein: MARPLRFRHSPIAWSEEKVRHEILQPLRSNIGARAVAPWFDIGANWETHRFEMQNGDVALFARNGEKAYWMGNTETPSALWKTDKVGWRDVPYHVARWTQRELLATLHEEDPWLADYPHLSWFFLPVFMSKDGRESTRAFFREHAAGFPDAGRREATRFFEDFLGTGVLDEYRHVMSGKLGTSDHVDRVRMSAAMAEFIAAKILTDAGYDVEPEIEVTTGHSLDFRAEDERTNVLVEVTRPQPPNNRVAAGPVAAVRDTVETKTSGQLAEHGGGAVLFVDCSSFRDEAWNAVRAEQPDVRHRPAVVYRVRPNGHVEGYTKGSVPLDLAGAIDLLN; encoded by the coding sequence GTGGCACGGCCGCTTCGCTTTCGACACTCGCCCATCGCCTGGAGCGAGGAGAAGGTTCGACACGAAATTCTCCAGCCGCTCCGGTCGAACATCGGGGCTCGCGCGGTCGCGCCGTGGTTCGATATCGGCGCGAACTGGGAGACGCACCGCTTCGAGATGCAAAACGGCGACGTCGCGCTTTTCGCGCGAAACGGCGAAAAGGCCTACTGGATGGGCAACACTGAGACGCCCTCCGCACTCTGGAAGACCGACAAGGTCGGCTGGCGGGACGTCCCCTATCACGTCGCGCGCTGGACCCAGCGCGAACTGCTCGCGACCCTCCACGAGGAGGATCCGTGGCTGGCCGACTACCCGCACCTCTCGTGGTTCTTCCTCCCCGTATTCATGTCCAAGGACGGCCGCGAGTCGACGCGGGCCTTCTTCCGCGAGCACGCCGCCGGCTTCCCCGACGCCGGCCGCCGGGAAGCGACCCGCTTCTTCGAGGACTTTCTCGGCACCGGCGTCTTGGACGAGTACCGACACGTCATGTCGGGGAAACTCGGCACCAGCGACCACGTCGACCGAGTCCGCATGAGCGCCGCGATGGCCGAGTTCATCGCGGCGAAGATCCTCACCGACGCCGGTTACGACGTCGAGCCCGAAATCGAGGTCACGACGGGCCACTCGCTGGACTTTCGCGCCGAGGACGAACGCACCAACGTCCTCGTCGAAGTTACCCGGCCCCAGCCCCCGAACAACCGCGTGGCGGCCGGCCCCGTCGCCGCCGTCCGCGACACCGTCGAGACCAAGACCAGCGGCCAACTCGCGGAACACGGCGGCGGCGCCGTCCTCTTCGTCGACTGCTCGAGTTTCCGCGACGAGGCCTGGAACGCCGTTCGGGCCGAACAACCGGACGTGCGCCACCGACCCGCCGTCGTCTACCGCGTCAGACCGAACGGCCACGTCGAGGGCTACACCAAGGGGTCGGTGCCGCTCGATCTGGCGGGTGCGATCGACCTGCTGAACTGA
- a CDS encoding asparaginase, producing MQPHVRIVSTGGTIASTSSGDDESGSTPSVSGDDLVEAVPELADHASIDVDDVCQVSGFQMAFETAGGIVDAIERGAAEGAAGVVVTHGTDTMAESAYYADLALETDVPVVFTGAQRPFDQLGTDGPTNLLLAVRAAAHDRFRAGGGSYLAFNDAVHAARWVVKSHTSKLETFASPTAGPIAELTPNGLRFLREPGRYSRPIPGARIDPDVRVDIVTNAMGVDGRQIRCALESNDTGSNGADSDGTDSDGSVDAIVVAGTGLGNTTGELGAALEEAIDRGVPVVLTSRCHAGTTAGRYGGPGGGRTLLEAGAVSGGDLPAWKARLRTALVLSTLEGGEEQDAIDRVAAAFDGVDSVA from the coding sequence ATGCAACCACACGTCCGCATCGTCAGCACCGGCGGGACGATCGCGAGTACCTCGAGCGGCGACGACGAGTCCGGATCGACGCCGTCGGTCTCCGGCGACGACCTCGTCGAGGCCGTCCCGGAACTCGCCGACCACGCCTCGATCGACGTCGACGACGTCTGTCAGGTATCGGGCTTCCAGATGGCGTTCGAGACCGCCGGAGGGATCGTCGACGCGATCGAACGCGGGGCGGCCGAGGGCGCGGCCGGCGTCGTCGTCACCCACGGCACCGACACGATGGCCGAGTCGGCCTACTACGCCGACCTCGCGCTCGAGACCGACGTCCCGGTCGTCTTCACCGGCGCCCAGCGGCCGTTCGACCAGTTGGGGACCGACGGTCCGACAAACCTCCTCCTCGCCGTCCGTGCCGCGGCTCACGACCGATTTCGCGCCGGCGGCGGGAGCTATCTCGCGTTCAACGACGCCGTCCACGCCGCCCGCTGGGTCGTCAAATCCCACACGAGCAAACTCGAGACCTTCGCGTCGCCGACCGCGGGACCGATCGCTGAACTGACGCCGAACGGCCTCCGGTTCCTCCGGGAACCGGGCCGCTACTCGCGGCCCATCCCCGGCGCCCGAATCGATCCTGACGTCCGCGTCGACATCGTCACGAACGCGATGGGCGTCGACGGCCGGCAGATCAGGTGCGCGCTCGAGTCGAACGATACGGGTTCGAATGGCGCGGATTCGGACGGCACGGATTCGGATGGAAGCGTCGACGCTATCGTCGTCGCGGGCACCGGCCTCGGAAACACGACCGGCGAACTCGGCGCGGCGCTCGAGGAGGCGATCGATCGCGGCGTCCCCGTCGTACTCACCTCCCGGTGTCACGCGGGGACGACGGCCGGGCGCTACGGCGGCCCCGGCGGCGGGCGGACGCTGCTCGAGGCGGGCGCGGTTTCCGGCGGCGACCTGCCGGCGTGGAAGGCGCGGCTCAGGACCGCGCTCGTGCTGTCGACGCTCGAAGGTGGCGAGGAGCAGGATGCGATCGATCGGGTCGCGGCTGCGTTCGACGGCGTCGACTCGGTCGCGTGA
- a CDS encoding TrmB family transcriptional regulator produces MSNAEEAVTALEELGLTEYEARCFVALTRISTGTAKEISQVADVPRSRVYDTIERLDRKGLVNVQQSEPREYMAVSVETACRRIREDYDSRINAAENALGNLESPEEADDEGMWAITQHEHVTDRVVTFLDDAEETVHYLVPATDVAERPIVDGLTSAADRGVAVSIEVPTDDYREEFSESVPQTEITASSALQSTSEVFSEWPAQLLMVDQESIVAAGIKESGLPDVTNQVAVWTYGDDHGFAVWARELLDDRLEFREEERTAAE; encoded by the coding sequence GTGTCCAACGCCGAGGAAGCGGTCACGGCCCTCGAGGAACTGGGGCTCACGGAGTACGAGGCGCGGTGTTTCGTCGCGTTGACCCGGATCTCGACGGGTACGGCCAAGGAGATCAGTCAGGTCGCGGACGTTCCCCGATCGCGAGTGTACGACACCATCGAGCGCTTGGACCGGAAGGGGCTGGTCAACGTCCAGCAGTCCGAGCCCCGCGAGTATATGGCCGTCTCGGTCGAGACGGCGTGTCGGCGCATCCGCGAGGACTACGACTCGCGGATCAACGCCGCCGAGAACGCCCTCGGTAACCTCGAGTCGCCGGAGGAAGCGGACGACGAGGGGATGTGGGCGATCACCCAGCACGAACACGTTACGGACCGGGTCGTCACCTTTCTGGACGACGCCGAAGAGACGGTCCACTACCTCGTCCCGGCGACCGATGTAGCCGAGCGGCCGATCGTCGACGGGCTGACGTCGGCCGCCGACCGCGGCGTCGCCGTCTCCATCGAGGTCCCAACGGACGACTACCGCGAGGAGTTCTCGGAGTCGGTCCCGCAGACCGAAATCACCGCCTCGTCCGCTCTGCAGTCGACCAGCGAGGTCTTTTCCGAGTGGCCCGCGCAGTTGCTCATGGTCGATCAGGAATCGATCGTCGCCGCGGGTATCAAGGAGAGCGGTCTCCCCGACGTGACCAATCAGGTCGCGGTCTGGACCTACGGTGACGACCACGGCTTTGCCGTCTGGGCTCGCGAACTGCTGGACGACCGCCTCGAGTTCCGCGAGGAGGAGCGAACGGCCGCCGAGTGA
- a CDS encoding 4Fe-4S dicluster domain-containing protein, which produces MAIDPQFHENRDKVDEHEGHAVWGPVDEPEELGIHGTHVAVDFDLCIADGACLEDCPVDVFEWVETPGHPESEEKADPAKEAQCIDCMLCVDVCPVDAIDVDAGRTA; this is translated from the coding sequence ATGGCCATAGATCCACAGTTCCACGAGAACCGCGACAAAGTCGACGAACACGAGGGCCACGCCGTCTGGGGACCCGTCGACGAACCGGAAGAACTCGGCATCCACGGAACCCACGTCGCGGTCGATTTCGACCTCTGTATCGCCGACGGCGCCTGTCTCGAGGACTGCCCGGTCGACGTCTTCGAGTGGGTCGAGACGCCGGGACATCCGGAAAGCGAGGAGAAAGCGGACCCCGCGAAGGAGGCCCAGTGTATCGATTGTATGCTCTGTGTCGACGTCTGTCCGGTCGACGCGATCGACGTCGACGCCGGACGGACGGCCTGA
- a CDS encoding YkgJ family cysteine cluster protein: MEVHCEGCAGCCLDWRPLLEDAPRTNDATRGRRRTPFDTDARAPLDDDTSFVPLTREEVRSFLEDGMAAALTPRFWRARDADEGVEIDGRSVAAVAGRPVFFVGLRKPPKPVAPFGREETTWLPACVFLDPTTLQCRIHGDERFPDECGAYPAYNLALEQETECQRVESAFGGERLLEAEVDADLDGLLLGSQALGAKLFVHPDPERLEGIVDRSAAGELTAADRAECLGVAAGSSPGTLAISESHYEWGKARALETARDDDRDTGERETGDRGRDESWVGPAIREWQRRYRDANGTVPPADVAGYVEVDRGAPETPGWDALE, translated from the coding sequence ATGGAGGTGCACTGCGAGGGCTGTGCGGGCTGTTGTCTGGACTGGCGACCGCTGCTCGAGGACGCTCCCCGTACGAACGACGCGACCCGCGGCCGGCGGCGGACGCCGTTCGACACCGACGCTCGAGCGCCGCTGGACGACGACACCAGTTTCGTCCCCCTGACCCGCGAAGAGGTACGGAGCTTCCTCGAGGACGGGATGGCCGCTGCACTGACGCCGCGGTTCTGGCGCGCTCGCGACGCTGACGAGGGCGTCGAGATCGACGGCCGCAGCGTCGCCGCCGTCGCGGGGCGTCCCGTCTTCTTCGTCGGCCTCCGGAAGCCCCCGAAGCCGGTCGCGCCCTTCGGCCGCGAGGAGACGACGTGGCTCCCGGCGTGCGTCTTCCTCGATCCGACGACGCTGCAGTGTCGCATCCACGGCGACGAGCGGTTCCCGGACGAGTGCGGGGCCTACCCCGCCTACAACCTCGCGCTCGAGCAGGAAACCGAGTGCCAGCGCGTCGAGTCAGCTTTCGGGGGCGAGCGGCTCCTCGAGGCCGAGGTCGACGCCGATCTCGACGGCCTCCTGCTGGGCTCGCAGGCGCTGGGTGCGAAGCTCTTCGTTCATCCCGACCCCGAGCGCCTCGAGGGGATCGTCGACCGGTCGGCCGCCGGAGAGCTCACCGCGGCGGACCGCGCGGAGTGTCTCGGCGTCGCCGCGGGCTCCAGTCCCGGCACGCTCGCGATCTCCGAGTCCCACTACGAGTGGGGGAAAGCGCGGGCGCTCGAGACCGCAAGAGACGACGACCGCGACACGGGCGAGCGCGAGACGGGCGACCGTGGCCGCGACGAATCGTGGGTCGGTCCAGCGATACGAGAGTGGCAGCGCCGCTATCGGGACGCGAACGGAACGGTTCCACCGGCTGACGTCGCCGGGTACGTCGAGGTGGACCGCGGCGCACCCGAAACGCCGGGCTGGGACGCCCTCGAGTGA
- a CDS encoding ammonium transporter produces MEPTLLQSEVELEMLIDSINYMWILVATFLIFFMHAGFAMLEAGQVRSKNVANQLTKNLLTWSVGVTVFFLIGATVEGLVAGDGLAFQFRSDAVSWMDWLYGAVFAMTAATIVSGAVAGRAKLRAYVTYTFLLAAVIYPVVTGLTWAGGLLSYNGVVFDDFAGGMIVHGMGGIAGLTAAWILGPRMDRYNSDGSANVIPGHSLTFAALGTLILAFGWYGFNVGTSAIIGEGAFLGDQLGRVALTTTVSMACGAMGAGLVAWFKTGKVDTLYVANGLLAGLAAITAIPHASSWLGAFLVGGLAGAQLPIVFGIVENYLKIDDVCAVFPVHGSAGVLGTLLLPLVATPEYMSGISGSRVDVFVAQLIGVVVIAGWTIVMTALIWYVFKATGQARVSPEHERDGLDVSEHGVDTYPEFGQPDIATDGGRTTDDKVIRTDGGKPNDGELKMITAIIRPDKLGDVKKGLAEIGAPSLTVTNVSGRGSQPAKKGQWRGEEYTVDLHQKVKIECVVADIPAQDVVDAIAGAANTGEPGDGKIFVMPVDDAYQVRTGKTGQDAV; encoded by the coding sequence ATGGAGCCGACGCTCCTGCAGAGCGAAGTCGAGCTCGAGATGTTGATCGACTCGATCAACTACATGTGGATCCTGGTCGCCACGTTCCTGATCTTCTTCATGCACGCCGGCTTCGCCATGCTCGAGGCGGGGCAGGTACGCTCGAAGAACGTCGCCAACCAGTTGACGAAGAACCTGCTGACCTGGTCAGTGGGCGTGACGGTGTTCTTCCTGATCGGCGCCACCGTAGAGGGGCTCGTCGCCGGAGACGGCCTCGCGTTCCAGTTCCGGAGCGACGCGGTGAGCTGGATGGACTGGCTGTACGGTGCGGTCTTCGCCATGACTGCGGCGACCATCGTCTCCGGAGCCGTCGCCGGTCGCGCGAAACTCCGCGCGTACGTCACGTACACCTTCCTGCTGGCTGCGGTGATCTACCCCGTCGTCACCGGACTCACGTGGGCGGGCGGGCTACTCTCGTACAACGGCGTGGTGTTCGATGACTTCGCCGGCGGGATGATCGTCCACGGGATGGGCGGCATCGCCGGTCTCACCGCCGCGTGGATCCTCGGTCCGCGCATGGACCGGTACAACAGCGACGGGAGCGCGAACGTCATTCCCGGGCACTCGCTGACTTTCGCCGCGCTCGGCACGCTGATCCTCGCCTTCGGCTGGTACGGCTTTAACGTCGGTACTTCGGCGATCATCGGCGAGGGCGCGTTCCTCGGCGATCAGCTCGGTCGCGTCGCCCTGACGACGACCGTCTCGATGGCCTGCGGTGCGATGGGTGCCGGACTCGTCGCCTGGTTCAAGACCGGCAAAGTCGATACCCTGTACGTCGCCAACGGTCTGCTGGCCGGCCTGGCTGCCATCACCGCGATCCCGCACGCCTCGAGCTGGTTGGGTGCGTTCCTGGTCGGCGGCCTCGCCGGTGCCCAGCTCCCCATCGTCTTCGGCATCGTCGAGAACTACCTGAAGATCGACGACGTCTGTGCGGTCTTCCCGGTCCACGGTTCGGCCGGCGTCCTCGGGACGCTGCTGCTCCCGCTCGTGGCCACACCCGAATACATGAGCGGCATTAGCGGCAGTCGCGTAGACGTGTTCGTCGCACAGCTCATCGGCGTCGTCGTCATCGCCGGCTGGACGATCGTCATGACCGCGCTCATCTGGTACGTGTTCAAGGCCACCGGTCAGGCACGCGTCTCGCCCGAACACGAGCGTGACGGACTCGACGTCTCCGAACACGGCGTCGACACCTACCCCGAGTTCGGTCAGCCCGATATCGCGACCGACGGCGGTCGCACTACTGACGATAAGGTCATTCGCACGGACGGGGGCAAACCCAACGACGGCGAGCTCAAGATGATCACCGCGATCATCCGCCCCGACAAACTGGGCGACGTCAAGAAGGGCCTCGCCGAGATCGGCGCGCCGTCGCTGACGGTCACTAACGTCTCCGGCCGCGGCTCCCAGCCCGCGAAGAAGGGGCAGTGGCGCGGCGAGGAGTATACGGTCGACCTCCATCAGAAGGTCAAGATCGAGTGCGTCGTCGCCGACATTCCGGCTCAGGACGTCGTCGATGCCATCGCCGGCGCGGCCAACACCGGCGAACCCGGCGACGGCAAGATCTTCGTGATGCCCGTCGACGACGCCTACCAGGTCCGGACCGGCAAGACCGGACAGGACGCCGTCTGA
- a CDS encoding DUF5789 family protein has product MLLNGTGDVIDDYEYPATTEELIDEHGDRTLELPNGSETVGDVLARLESETFESPEDARFAIYSAVSDKAVGRVGYSDRDPTPVGSPYSPDAVSF; this is encoded by the coding sequence ATGCTGCTCAACGGCACCGGCGACGTCATCGACGACTACGAGTATCCCGCCACCACCGAGGAACTGATCGACGAACACGGCGATCGAACCCTCGAACTCCCGAACGGGTCCGAGACGGTCGGCGATGTACTCGCCCGCCTCGAGTCCGAAACCTTCGAATCTCCAGAGGACGCGCGCTTCGCTATCTACTCCGCCGTCAGCGACAAGGCCGTCGGCCGCGTCGGCTACAGCGACCGCGACCCGACGCCGGTGGGCAGCCCGTACTCGCCCGACGCGGTTTCCTTCTAG